The following are from one region of the Rhizobacter sp. AJA081-3 genome:
- a CDS encoding YggS family pyridoxal phosphate-dependent enzyme, giving the protein MATISSNIQQVRARIAQACDSARRPVQSVTLLCVSKTFGPDAVRAAHAAGERCFGENYVQEALDKIAALADLRESIEWHLIGPLQSNKTRVVAEQFDWVHSVDRLKIAQRLSEQRPAHLPPLQLCLQVNISGEASKSGLAPAEVSAVAQAVAALPRVVLRGLMAIPEPAGDQQAQRVPHRALRELLEQLRAQGLPLDTLSMGMSADLDAAILEGASIVRVGSAIFGARG; this is encoded by the coding sequence ATGGCGACGATCTCCAGCAACATACAACAAGTGCGCGCTCGCATTGCGCAGGCCTGCGACAGCGCGCGGCGCCCCGTGCAAAGCGTCACGCTGCTGTGCGTGAGCAAGACCTTCGGGCCTGATGCGGTGCGCGCTGCGCACGCAGCCGGCGAGCGCTGTTTCGGCGAGAACTACGTGCAGGAGGCGCTCGACAAGATCGCTGCGCTGGCCGACCTGCGCGAGTCAATCGAGTGGCATCTGATCGGCCCGCTGCAGAGCAACAAGACGCGCGTGGTGGCCGAGCAGTTCGACTGGGTGCACTCGGTCGACCGGCTGAAGATCGCGCAGCGGCTGTCCGAGCAGCGCCCCGCCCACCTGCCACCGCTGCAGCTGTGCCTGCAGGTCAACATCAGCGGGGAGGCGAGCAAGAGCGGCCTGGCGCCCGCCGAAGTGAGCGCGGTGGCGCAGGCCGTCGCGGCGCTGCCGCGGGTCGTGCTGCGCGGCCTGATGGCGATTCCCGAACCGGCCGGCGACCAGCAGGCGCAGCGTGTGCCGCACCGCGCGCTGCGCGAGTTGCTGGAGCAGTTGCGCGCGCAGGGCCTGCCGCTCGACACGCTGTCGATGGGCATGAGTGCCGACCTCGACGCGGCCATCCTGGAGGGCGCGAGCATCGTTCGGGTCGGCAGCGCGATCTTCGGCGCACGCGGCTGA
- a CDS encoding CsgG/HfaB family protein → MIRCATALVAALLVAGCGKQGVELGQGGSVVTGSGGSAGAQGAAKELARCEAPVAVVSLVENQHGYVGIGRGGLPESPLPLVRVLMQQSGCFRIVDRNAGLDATVREQELKDKGVLRQDDTTVRKGRGIVAQYSVVPSLTFSEQDAGRQIGGILAQIPFLNKLAGAAEQVKLKEAQVVLLLTDNETTEQLSSATGAARTTDLGLGGLVIGKTGGAGGMGWSNTNEGKVIAAAFLDAHNHLVEQVRVLAAKPLPEPVRTSAKAK, encoded by the coding sequence ATGATTCGATGCGCAACAGCGCTGGTGGCCGCTTTGCTCGTGGCCGGTTGCGGCAAGCAGGGCGTGGAACTCGGCCAGGGCGGCTCGGTGGTCACCGGCTCCGGCGGCTCGGCGGGGGCCCAAGGGGCCGCCAAGGAACTCGCGCGCTGCGAGGCGCCGGTGGCGGTGGTTTCGCTGGTCGAGAACCAGCATGGCTACGTCGGCATCGGCCGTGGCGGTCTGCCCGAGTCGCCGCTGCCGCTGGTGCGCGTGCTCATGCAGCAGAGCGGATGCTTTCGCATCGTCGACCGCAACGCCGGCCTCGACGCCACCGTGCGCGAGCAGGAGCTGAAGGACAAGGGCGTGCTGCGCCAGGACGACACCACCGTGCGCAAGGGCCGCGGCATCGTCGCGCAATACAGCGTCGTGCCCAGCCTGACCTTCAGCGAGCAGGACGCGGGCCGGCAGATCGGCGGCATCCTGGCGCAGATCCCCTTCCTCAACAAGCTCGCCGGTGCGGCGGAGCAGGTCAAGCTCAAGGAGGCGCAGGTCGTGCTGCTGCTCACCGACAACGAGACCACCGAGCAGCTCTCCTCGGCCACTGGCGCGGCGCGTACCACCGACCTCGGCCTGGGCGGCCTGGTGATCGGCAAGACTGGCGGCGCCGGCGGCATGGGCTGGAGCAACACCAACGAAGGCAAGGTGATCGCGGCCGCTTTCCTCGACGCGCACAACCACCTCGTCGAACAGGTGCGCGTGCTCGCCGCCAAGCCGCTGCCCGAGCCGGTGCGGACCAGCGCGAAGGCGAAGTGA
- a CDS encoding Lrp/AsnC ligand binding domain-containing protein: MTTDDADRAYALDKIDTRILRVLQKDGRISNLKLAEEVHLSPTAVLERVKRLTRDGFILGYEARLNPDKLGAGMLVFIEVVLDRTTHDAMNAFKAAVQVRAEIQECHLVAGGFDYLIKTRVANMQAYRELVGSVIWALPGVRETRTYAVMEEVKNTTQLAI; encoded by the coding sequence ATGACGACCGACGACGCCGACCGCGCCTACGCCCTCGACAAGATCGACACCCGCATCCTGCGCGTTCTTCAGAAGGACGGGCGCATCTCCAACCTGAAGCTGGCAGAAGAAGTTCACCTGTCGCCCACCGCGGTGCTCGAGCGCGTCAAGCGGCTGACGCGCGACGGCTTCATCCTCGGCTACGAGGCGCGGTTGAACCCCGACAAGCTCGGCGCCGGCATGCTGGTCTTCATCGAGGTGGTGCTGGACCGCACCACGCACGATGCGATGAACGCCTTCAAGGCGGCAGTACAGGTGCGCGCCGAGATCCAGGAATGCCACCTGGTGGCCGGCGGCTTCGACTACCTGATCAAGACGCGCGTGGCCAACATGCAGGCCTACCGCGAACTGGTGGGCTCGGTCATCTGGGCGCTCCCGGGCGTGCGCGAGACGCGCACCTACGCGGTGATGGAAGAGGTGAAGAACACCACGCAGCTGGCGATCTGA
- a CDS encoding L-glutamate gamma-semialdehyde dehydrogenase, which translates to MFVTPPLQARLPDPYRPERAVLDAALARLAGRLDWPAAMRRATPWVHGVRDTPAPFWAMESLLREYPISSAEGLALMRLAEALLRVPDAETAIALTADQLGKAEFDAPGEGPHRMLASLSASAIAMSKRFLPGAEGESGLLKRLGAQTVVAATVRAIQLLGRQFVLGRDIGEAMAEAAAQRRHQPRLRFSYDMLGEGARTDADAQRYLAAYRQAIERIEAAGRTDGPEAADGISIKLSALFSRYEDGQRERVFAELLPRVWPLVDAAARADMNFTIDAEESDRLELSLDVFEVLAARIAQTHPQWRGFGMAVQSYQTRSLEVVDEIARIARAHGLRFMVRLVKGAYWDGEVKRAQELGLAGYPVFTHKHHTDISYLACAQALIGHAELIYPQFATHNAGTAAAILQMAAGGNAKFEMQRLHGMGEGVYREFMAASDVPVRVYAPVGEHRDLLAYLVRRLLENGANSSFVHQLADPQVDVEALLASPLVPAVQPGLTMPVGLYGARPNSTGADLACLAQREPLLRAIEGARIDTVKEASADDIAAAMQRLHAAHPRWNEVPLAERAAALRRAADVLDARLAEFCGLLVKEAHKTLGDCVAEVREAVDFLRYYADQAEQRLAVQALPGPTGEHNELRLHGRGVFVCISPWNFPLAIFAGQVAAALVAGNSVAAKPAEQTPFVAQRMVALLHEAGVPADALVLLHGPGETVGAALVADARTAGVCFTGSTAVARIINRTLAGKDGPIVPLIAETGGINAMLVDSTALPEQVVDAVVQSAFRSAGQRCSALRLLVVHEGIADAVIEMIRGAMQELIVGDPALLATDVGPVIDGEAFAGIRSHVERLRREARLIGETPVSSTYARLIAPVAFELPAIADVRQEIFGPVLHVVRWKGDIDAVVAHVNALGYGLTLGIQTRIDSRALRIANAARIGNVYVNRNMIGAVVGVQPFGGEGLSGTGPKAGGPHYLYRFCAEQTLTINTAAAGGNAELLAGLTPA; encoded by the coding sequence ATGTTCGTCACCCCGCCTCTCCAAGCCCGCCTGCCCGACCCCTACCGCCCCGAGCGCGCGGTGCTCGACGCCGCACTCGCTCGCCTGGCAGGCCGGCTCGACTGGCCCGCGGCGATGCGCCGCGCCACGCCCTGGGTTCACGGGGTGCGCGACACACCCGCGCCGTTCTGGGCGATGGAATCGCTGCTGCGCGAATACCCCATCTCCAGCGCCGAAGGGCTGGCGCTGATGCGCCTGGCCGAAGCGCTGCTGCGCGTGCCCGATGCCGAGACGGCCATCGCGCTCACTGCCGACCAGCTCGGCAAGGCCGAGTTCGACGCACCCGGCGAGGGCCCGCACCGCATGCTGGCCAGCCTGTCGGCCAGCGCGATCGCGATGTCCAAGCGCTTCCTGCCGGGGGCGGAGGGCGAGTCCGGCCTGCTCAAGCGCCTGGGCGCGCAGACCGTGGTGGCGGCCACGGTGCGCGCCATCCAGCTGCTGGGCCGCCAGTTCGTGCTCGGGCGCGACATCGGTGAGGCGATGGCCGAGGCCGCCGCCCAGCGCCGCCACCAGCCCAGGCTGCGCTTCAGCTACGACATGCTGGGCGAAGGTGCGCGCACCGATGCCGATGCGCAGCGCTACCTGGCGGCGTACCGGCAGGCGATCGAGCGCATCGAAGCGGCCGGACGGACCGACGGCCCGGAGGCCGCGGATGGCATCTCGATCAAGCTCAGCGCGCTGTTCTCGCGCTACGAAGACGGCCAGCGCGAGCGCGTGTTCGCCGAGCTGTTGCCGCGCGTGTGGCCGCTGGTGGACGCCGCCGCGCGTGCCGACATGAACTTCACCATCGATGCAGAAGAGAGCGACCGGCTCGAACTCTCGCTCGATGTCTTCGAGGTGCTGGCCGCCCGCATCGCGCAGACCCACCCGCAATGGCGTGGCTTCGGCATGGCGGTGCAGTCGTACCAGACGCGCTCGCTCGAGGTCGTCGACGAGATCGCGCGCATCGCCCGCGCGCACGGCCTGCGTTTCATGGTGCGCCTGGTCAAGGGCGCCTACTGGGACGGCGAAGTCAAGCGTGCCCAGGAGCTGGGCCTGGCCGGCTACCCGGTGTTCACGCACAAGCACCACACCGACATCTCCTACCTCGCCTGCGCGCAGGCGCTGATCGGCCACGCCGAGCTCATCTACCCGCAGTTCGCCACGCACAACGCCGGCACCGCGGCGGCGATCCTGCAGATGGCCGCCGGCGGCAACGCGAAGTTCGAGATGCAACGCCTGCACGGCATGGGCGAAGGGGTCTACCGCGAGTTCATGGCGGCGTCCGACGTGCCGGTGCGTGTCTACGCGCCGGTGGGCGAGCACCGCGACCTGCTCGCCTACCTGGTGCGCCGGCTGCTGGAGAACGGCGCCAACTCGTCCTTCGTGCACCAGCTCGCCGACCCGCAGGTCGATGTCGAGGCGCTGCTCGCCTCGCCGCTCGTGCCGGCGGTGCAGCCGGGGCTGACGATGCCGGTGGGGCTTTACGGCGCCCGCCCGAACTCGACCGGCGCCGACCTCGCCTGCCTGGCGCAGCGCGAGCCTCTGCTTCGCGCGATCGAAGGTGCCCGCATCGACACCGTCAAGGAAGCGTCGGCCGACGACATCGCCGCCGCCATGCAGCGCCTGCACGCCGCGCACCCGCGCTGGAATGAGGTGCCGCTGGCCGAGCGCGCCGCCGCCTTGCGCCGCGCCGCCGATGTGCTCGACGCGAGGCTGGCCGAGTTCTGCGGCCTGCTCGTCAAGGAGGCGCACAAGACGCTCGGCGACTGCGTGGCCGAGGTGCGCGAGGCAGTCGACTTCCTGCGCTACTACGCCGACCAGGCCGAGCAGCGCCTGGCCGTGCAGGCCCTGCCCGGCCCGACCGGCGAGCACAACGAGCTGCGCCTGCACGGACGCGGCGTGTTCGTCTGCATCAGCCCGTGGAACTTCCCGCTGGCCATCTTCGCCGGCCAGGTCGCCGCAGCGCTGGTGGCCGGCAACAGCGTGGCCGCCAAGCCGGCCGAGCAGACGCCGTTCGTCGCGCAACGCATGGTGGCGTTGCTGCACGAAGCCGGCGTGCCCGCCGACGCGCTGGTGCTGCTGCACGGCCCGGGCGAGACGGTGGGCGCGGCGCTGGTCGCCGATGCGCGCACCGCCGGCGTGTGCTTCACCGGCTCCACCGCGGTGGCGCGCATCATCAACCGCACGCTCGCCGGCAAGGACGGTCCCATCGTGCCGCTGATCGCCGAGACCGGCGGCATCAACGCGATGCTGGTCGATAGCACCGCGCTGCCCGAGCAGGTGGTCGACGCGGTCGTGCAGAGCGCCTTCCGCTCCGCCGGCCAGCGCTGCTCGGCGCTGCGCCTGCTCGTCGTGCACGAGGGCATCGCCGACGCGGTGATCGAGATGATCCGCGGCGCCATGCAGGAGCTGATCGTCGGCGACCCGGCGCTGCTGGCCACCGACGTCGGCCCGGTGATCGATGGCGAGGCTTTCGCCGGCATCCGCTCGCATGTCGAGCGGCTCAGGCGCGAGGCCCGACTCATCGGCGAGACGCCAGTGAGCTCCACCTACGCGCGCCTGATCGCGCCGGTGGCCTTCGAGCTGCCGGCCATCGCCGACGTGAGGCAGGAGATCTTCGGCCCGGTGCTGCACGTGGTGCGCTGGAAGGGCGACATCGACGCCGTGGTGGCGCACGTCAACGCGCTCGGCTACGGCCTCACGCTGGGCATCCAGACGCGCATCGACAGCCGTGCCTTGCGCATCGCGAACGCGGCGCGCATCGGCAACGTCTACGTCAACCGCAACATGATCGGCGCGGTGGTCGGCGTGCAGCCCTTCGGTGGCGAGGGCCTGTCGGGCACCGGCCCGAAGGCCGGCGGCCCGCACTACCTGTACCGCTTCTGCGCCGAGCAGACGTTGACCATCAACACCGCCGCGGCCGGCGGCAACGCGGAGCTGCTCGCCGGGCTGACGCCGGCCTGA
- the proC gene encoding pyrroline-5-carboxylate reductase: MSKDVLAFIGGGNMAAAIIGGLRASGRPADSILVVDPGEAQRDKLRAEHGVRTFAAADPALATASVVVWAVKPQLFHAAAAPCAAHIAGALQLSVMAGIRSDAIARATGSQRVVRSMPNTPALIGQGIAGLYAREAVNAAEKATAEALLAPTGRTLWVAREEDLDAVTALSGSGPAYVFYFVEAMMQAAQEMGLSAEQGKQLALATFAGATSLAQASSEPPEVLRERVTSKGGTTYAALTSLEASGVKAAFVKALKAAQLRAKELGDDFG; the protein is encoded by the coding sequence ATGAGCAAGGACGTGCTGGCCTTCATCGGCGGCGGCAACATGGCCGCGGCCATCATCGGTGGGCTGCGCGCCAGTGGCCGCCCGGCCGATTCCATCCTCGTCGTCGACCCGGGCGAAGCACAGCGCGACAAGCTGCGCGCCGAGCACGGCGTGCGCACCTTCGCCGCCGCCGACCCGGCGCTGGCGACGGCCAGCGTGGTGGTGTGGGCGGTCAAACCGCAACTGTTCCATGCCGCTGCAGCGCCCTGTGCTGCGCACATCGCCGGCGCCTTGCAGCTCAGCGTCATGGCCGGCATCCGCAGCGACGCGATCGCGCGGGCCACCGGCAGCCAGCGCGTGGTGCGCAGCATGCCCAACACGCCGGCGCTGATCGGCCAGGGCATCGCCGGGCTCTATGCGCGCGAGGCGGTGAACGCCGCCGAGAAGGCCACCGCCGAGGCGCTGCTCGCGCCCACCGGCCGCACGCTGTGGGTCGCGCGCGAGGAAGACCTCGACGCCGTGACCGCGCTGTCGGGCTCCGGCCCGGCCTACGTCTTCTACTTCGTCGAGGCGATGATGCAGGCGGCGCAGGAGATGGGCCTGAGCGCCGAGCAGGGCAAGCAGCTCGCGCTGGCCACCTTCGCCGGCGCCACCTCGCTCGCGCAGGCCTCGAGCGAGCCGCCGGAGGTGCTGCGCGAACGCGTCACGTCCAAGGGCGGCACCACCTACGCGGCCCTCACCTCGCTGGAAGCCAGCGGCGTGAAGGCCGCCTTCGTGAAGGCGTTGAAGGCCGCGCAGCTGCGCGCGAAGGAACTCGGCGACGATTTCGGCTGA
- a CDS encoding Glu/Leu/Phe/Val dehydrogenase, with amino-acid sequence MSESSLSYVTHHADGPWQTYLSQVDRVVPYLGHLARWVETLKRPKRALIVDVPIELDDGRVAHFEGFRVQHNMSRGPGKGGVRYHPNVTLEEVMALAAWMSIKNAAVNLPYGGAKGGIRVDPKLLSIKELERMTRRYTSEIGIIIGPHQDIPAPDVNTNPQIMAWMMDTYSMNTGTTATGVVTGKPIHLGGSLGRVKATGRGVFVTGREAARRINLDLDGARVAVQGFGNVGAAAAELFAQAGAKIVAIQDHTGTIVNERGIDMAELMPTLTQYGGVGGFKGADKADDEAFWDVKCDILIPAALEGQVTVERAKRTTAKLVLEGANGPTLPAADDILADRGILVVPDVICNAGGVTVSYFEWVQDFSSFFWTEDEINLRLDKIMVGALKRIWDTADKHQITLRTATFAVACERILTAREERGLYP; translated from the coding sequence ATGAGCGAAAGCAGCCTGTCCTACGTCACCCACCATGCCGACGGCCCCTGGCAGACCTACCTGTCGCAGGTCGACCGCGTGGTGCCCTACCTCGGCCACCTGGCCCGCTGGGTCGAGACGCTCAAGCGGCCCAAGCGCGCGCTGATCGTCGATGTGCCCATCGAGCTCGACGACGGCCGCGTGGCGCACTTCGAGGGCTTTCGCGTGCAGCACAACATGTCGCGCGGCCCCGGCAAGGGCGGCGTGCGCTACCACCCGAACGTGACGCTCGAAGAGGTGATGGCGCTGGCGGCGTGGATGAGCATCAAGAACGCCGCGGTGAACCTGCCCTACGGCGGTGCCAAGGGCGGCATCCGTGTCGACCCGAAGCTGCTCTCGATCAAGGAGCTGGAGCGCATGACGCGCCGCTACACCAGCGAGATCGGCATCATCATCGGCCCGCACCAGGACATCCCGGCGCCGGACGTGAACACCAACCCGCAGATCATGGCGTGGATGATGGACACGTATTCGATGAACACCGGCACCACCGCCACCGGCGTGGTCACCGGCAAGCCGATCCACCTGGGCGGCTCGCTCGGCCGCGTCAAGGCCACCGGCCGCGGCGTGTTCGTCACCGGCCGCGAGGCGGCAAGACGCATCAACCTCGACCTCGACGGCGCGCGCGTGGCGGTGCAGGGCTTCGGCAACGTCGGCGCGGCCGCAGCCGAGCTGTTCGCACAGGCCGGTGCGAAGATCGTCGCCATCCAGGACCACACCGGCACGATCGTCAACGAGCGCGGCATCGACATGGCCGAGCTGATGCCCACGCTCACGCAGTACGGCGGCGTCGGCGGCTTCAAGGGCGCCGACAAGGCCGACGACGAGGCCTTCTGGGACGTGAAGTGCGACATCCTCATCCCCGCCGCGCTGGAAGGCCAGGTCACCGTCGAGCGTGCCAAGCGAACGACCGCCAAGCTGGTGCTCGAGGGCGCCAACGGCCCGACGCTGCCTGCAGCCGACGACATCCTGGCCGACCGCGGCATCCTCGTCGTGCCCGACGTGATCTGCAACGCCGGTGGCGTGACGGTCAGCTACTTCGAGTGGGTGCAGGACTTCAGCTCCTTCTTCTGGACCGAGGACGAGATCAACCTGCGCCTGGACAAGATCATGGTCGGCGCGCTCAAGCGCATCTGGGACACCGCCGACAAGCACCAGATCACGCTGCGCACGGCCACCTTCGCGGTGGCCTGCGAGCGCATCCTCACGGCGCGCGAGGAGCGCGGCCTGTACCCCTGA
- a CDS encoding DUF5666 domain-containing protein, with product MHAHHWKTTAAACALSMLAACGGGDDPATDPTQTAIGTISSFGSLVVNGVRFDDTAASITMDDSAGTRDRLRVGMVVQVRGRINANGTGVANTIRYNDCVQGPITAMNQVQNTVTVLGQTVLVDDDTVFDGVTLRDMNSFAIGDQVEVSCLPDPANNRLRATRMERQGLFQNGVSELEVKGTVSNLDAAAGTCTVDGLTVNFSGIAAGGRPAGLANGMTVEVGGSNFANGILTADRLRDRDRDRISYPDGDGLEVEGYVADFVSIANFTVAGQAVNAANAVIRNGTAADIRNGLKVEAEGVMTNNVLVASVLVVKLQANVHVESGLQAKDAALSTLTMLGRALKLTGDTVLRDRLASADQPAIITLASLNAADRLEVNAYEDAAGDLIATRVERTAADTLVVVKGPADAKVPTTQLTLAGFGVATGANSRYRDLSGALVDAATFYAAVAVPPAVPTMVRARGVVASLATNVVDATRDVSTTGELEIGED from the coding sequence ATGCATGCGCATCACTGGAAGACCACCGCGGCGGCCTGCGCGCTGTCGATGCTCGCCGCCTGCGGCGGCGGCGACGACCCCGCCACCGACCCCACTCAGACGGCCATCGGCACGATCAGCAGCTTCGGCAGCCTGGTCGTCAATGGCGTGCGCTTCGACGACACCGCGGCCAGCATCACCATGGACGACAGCGCGGGCACGCGCGATCGGCTGCGCGTGGGCATGGTGGTCCAGGTGCGCGGCCGCATCAACGCCAACGGCACGGGCGTGGCCAACACCATCCGCTACAACGACTGCGTGCAGGGCCCGATCACGGCGATGAACCAGGTGCAGAACACCGTCACCGTGCTCGGCCAGACGGTGCTGGTGGACGACGACACCGTGTTCGATGGCGTCACGCTGCGCGACATGAACAGCTTCGCGATCGGTGACCAGGTCGAGGTCAGCTGCCTGCCCGATCCGGCCAACAACCGCCTGCGCGCCACCCGCATGGAGCGACAGGGGCTGTTTCAGAACGGCGTCAGCGAACTCGAGGTCAAGGGCACGGTGAGCAACCTCGATGCGGCCGCGGGCACCTGCACCGTCGATGGCCTGACGGTGAACTTCTCGGGCATCGCCGCGGGCGGCCGCCCCGCCGGTCTGGCCAACGGCATGACCGTGGAGGTCGGCGGCAGCAACTTCGCCAATGGCATCCTCACCGCCGACCGGCTGCGCGACCGCGATCGCGACCGCATCAGCTATCCCGACGGCGATGGTCTCGAGGTCGAGGGCTACGTCGCCGACTTCGTCTCGATCGCGAACTTCACGGTGGCGGGCCAGGCGGTGAATGCGGCCAACGCGGTGATCCGCAATGGCACGGCCGCCGACATCCGCAACGGCCTGAAGGTCGAAGCCGAAGGCGTGATGACGAACAACGTGCTGGTCGCCAGCGTGCTCGTCGTCAAGCTGCAAGCCAACGTGCATGTCGAGTCCGGCCTGCAGGCCAAGGACGCGGCACTGAGCACGCTGACGATGCTCGGCCGCGCGCTCAAGCTCACGGGCGACACGGTGCTGCGCGACCGCCTGGCCAGCGCGGACCAGCCGGCGATCATCACGCTGGCATCGCTGAATGCGGCCGACCGCCTGGAAGTCAACGCCTATGAGGACGCGGCGGGCGACCTGATCGCCACACGCGTGGAGCGCACCGCGGCGGACACGCTGGTGGTCGTCAAGGGGCCGGCAGACGCGAAGGTGCCGACCACGCAGCTCACGCTGGCGGGTTTCGGCGTGGCCACGGGCGCCAACTCACGCTACCGCGACCTGAGCGGAGCGCTGGTCGACGCTGCGACCTTCTATGCCGCCGTGGCCGTACCGCCGGCCGTACCGACGATGGTGCGCGCACGGGGTGTGGTGGCCAGCCTGGCGACCAATGTGGTGGATGCGACGCGCGACGTCAGCACCACGGGTGAGCTGGAGATCGGCGAGGACTGA
- a CDS encoding fibronectin type III domain-containing protein, translating to MQPGDELNTVQWPAVAGATSYNLYWSETTPVAKATAQVVTGAVSPYLHTGRTNGRLVYYAVTSVNADGESALSTEIGAMPVAPVPAPPGTVNATPGDGMVTIDWAPVSRADSYTLYWSNTAGFAPGGAGVTKIENIQATSYAHLTLTNGTAYYYLVTAVNTGGESVVSAEASATPLPPAPGAPANLTATTGDTHVHLSWSGSQGATSYNVYWSNTAGIVPGAVGVTQIPGVTTTSYEPTGLTNGDTYYYVVSAIGAGGESAVSSEVSVRPLPPAPPAPLGLTAIAPKDVTQVTVQWFDVTDYPSAVSPIQLGYHIYRGLQPGLATYYKDASRATKIANVTAPFVDATVANATTYYYVVTSFVPAIPDVESAPSGEVSATTGRAGGGGGGGGGGGDTGFGNNLSFPIVFADGYGITGLKLAGTWPGTGPFTTLPTFDFNTGLRPLSTETLTSFPLLSSATAVSLGGTTYYPQATASTWQAEWRNNATGAQMEAIVDWGDALLSKTYTSSSIVRIETTLKQDATIAGVTDTMTAYRMALLSGSQTTELQGTDGTTIASPTRNVFAINARLKIEKIATGGGADTVVFDKAVYEGFGASEEGGGGSTVVSTKYGAELNVAGSIVYGYNFRLSSVTGVPNKAGQYRITFSLDPQATVGTETVPNHVTMVSKSDAGATLATDGLSSSVVITVN from the coding sequence GTGCAACCCGGTGACGAACTGAACACGGTGCAGTGGCCGGCCGTGGCCGGAGCCACCTCGTACAACCTGTACTGGTCGGAAACCACGCCGGTCGCCAAGGCGACCGCGCAGGTGGTCACGGGCGCAGTGTCGCCCTATCTGCACACGGGCCGCACGAACGGCCGGCTTGTCTACTACGCCGTCACGTCGGTCAATGCCGACGGCGAGAGTGCTTTGTCGACCGAGATCGGCGCGATGCCCGTTGCACCGGTGCCGGCACCTCCCGGCACGGTGAACGCCACGCCGGGTGACGGCATGGTCACCATCGACTGGGCTCCTGTGTCGCGTGCGGACTCGTACACCCTGTACTGGTCGAACACGGCCGGGTTCGCGCCCGGCGGCGCTGGGGTGACGAAGATCGAGAACATCCAGGCCACCAGCTACGCGCATCTGACTCTCACGAACGGCACCGCTTACTACTACCTGGTGACGGCCGTGAACACGGGTGGCGAGAGCGTGGTGTCGGCGGAAGCTTCGGCCACGCCGCTGCCGCCCGCGCCTGGCGCCCCGGCCAACCTGACGGCCACCACGGGCGACACTCACGTGCATCTGTCCTGGTCCGGCTCGCAGGGGGCGACCTCGTACAACGTGTACTGGTCGAACACCGCGGGCATCGTCCCCGGCGCAGTCGGCGTGACGCAGATTCCCGGCGTGACGACAACGAGCTACGAGCCGACCGGCCTGACCAACGGTGACACGTACTACTACGTGGTGAGCGCCATCGGTGCGGGCGGCGAGAGCGCGGTGTCTTCCGAAGTCTCCGTGCGGCCGCTGCCCCCGGCACCGCCTGCACCGCTGGGCCTGACGGCGATTGCGCCGAAGGACGTGACGCAGGTCACCGTGCAGTGGTTCGACGTCACCGACTATCCGTCGGCGGTCTCTCCGATCCAGCTCGGCTATCACATCTACCGCGGCCTCCAACCGGGCCTGGCGACGTACTACAAGGATGCGTCGCGCGCCACGAAGATCGCCAACGTCACCGCGCCGTTCGTCGACGCGACCGTGGCCAACGCCACCACTTACTACTACGTGGTGACCAGCTTCGTGCCGGCCATCCCGGATGTCGAGAGCGCGCCTTCGGGTGAGGTCTCGGCCACGACCGGCCGTGCCGGTGGCGGCGGTGGCGGTGGTGGTGGCGGCGGCGATACCGGCTTCGGCAACAACCTGTCGTTCCCGATCGTGTTCGCCGATGGCTATGGCATCACCGGCCTGAAGCTGGCCGGCACCTGGCCGGGCACGGGCCCGTTCACCACGCTGCCGACCTTCGACTTCAACACCGGGCTGCGCCCGCTGTCGACGGAGACGCTGACGAGCTTCCCGCTGCTGAGCAGTGCCACCGCCGTGTCCCTGGGCGGCACCACCTACTACCCGCAAGCCACGGCCAGCACGTGGCAGGCGGAGTGGCGCAACAACGCCACGGGTGCGCAGATGGAAGCGATCGTCGACTGGGGTGACGCGCTGCTGAGCAAGACCTACACGTCGAGCTCCATCGTGCGCATCGAGACGACGCTCAAGCAGGATGCCACCATTGCCGGCGTGACCGACACGATGACGGCGTACAGGATGGCGCTGCTGTCCGGTTCGCAGACGACGGAGCTGCAAGGCACCGACGGCACGACCATCGCATCGCCGACCCGCAATGTGTTCGCGATCAACGCGCGGCTGAAGATCGAGAAGATCGCCACCGGCGGCGGCGCCGACACGGTCGTCTTCGACAAGGCCGTGTACGAAGGCTTCGGCGCGTCCGAGGAGGGTGGCGGCGGCAGCACCGTGGTCTCGACCAAGTACGGTGCCGAGTTGAACGTCGCCGGCTCGATCGTCTACGGCTACAACTTCCGGCTCAGCTCCGTGACCGGCGTGCCTAACAAGGCGGGCCAGTACCGGATCACCTTCAGCCTGGATCCGCAGGCGACGGTGGGCACGGAGACCGTGCCGAACCACGTGACGATGGTCAGCAAGTCGGATGCCGGCGCGACGCTGGCCACCGACGGCCTGAGTTCATCGGTGGTGATCACCGTGAACTGA